The Chryseobacterium phocaeense genome includes the window TTCATTACAAAAGCACCTTTCCTTCAAAAATCAAAGTTACTTAAAATCAATAAATTATGAAATCAAAAATCAGAAGAATCTCCGACTGGAAATCATGGAAAACCACGACCAGCAGGCACAATACAGAGATTCTGATCACTCACATAGCGGTGATCGTAGGCGTTTTTATTTTTGCTGCGATGCTGTAGGTTTTGGTACACATTTCGCTGCAAAGTAAATACTGAAAAATATTAATTATGAAGAAAGTACAAATGCAAACTATTAATCAAAAAATAGCTGTTGAATACTTAAAATTTTTCTATCCACCACTTCGAAATGAAATCACTCAGTTATCTGTTCAGGAAAACTTTGCCGGGGTCATTCAGGCTACCATCAACTATCTGAAGAACATGCTCCAGGAATCGAAGATCTACATTATAGCCCATCACATCAAACTGATGGACTGGATCTACAGAAACGGGGATTCTTATGTGAGAACCGTGATCGAAAACCTGTTTGTAAGGTCTTTTGAAAGTTTTAAAAAGCATGCCAAAATCCAGCATTGGAGGCTTCTTTACCAGTATATGCCTGAAAGTTTCCAGTTCGTTTACCATGAGCAGCAAAAGCAGGACGAGATTTTTTTCGGTAAGTAAGAAATAATTTAATTTGTAAATAGGCTCTTCAGGCGTTTTTTGTCTGGAGAGCTTTTTTATTTACTATTCCTGTTTTTGTTGGAAAATCGCGAAGGCGCAATATATGGTTTGATCCTTGTATTAAGACGCAAAGATTTTATCTCCGATAAAATTTAATAGTATTCAGATAATATGCGTAATGAAAATTTAATTCTTTTGAATACTTATATTGAAAACTGTTTGTGATTTTAGGTTATAAAATTTCATTGCAATATATTTCACCACATGGTGTAAAATATATATTTTTGCAAAAAAATCCTTAATGAAGTATTTTCCTTTACTTATTCTTACTGCCCTGCCGATGATATCATGCAGCGGGAATGAGGAATCAACAATTGAAAATAGTAAACCTGCAGAAAAACAGGTGTATGCGTTTGACTATAAAAACTATGCCGTACAAAGTATTTCAGCCTACAGGGGACCTTCCGGCCAAAAGACCCATCCACAGGAATCGTATCTCAAACAGTACTGGACAACTTACCAGGAGCCTGCATGGAAGAAAATCAATCTTGATCTGAAAAATAACTCCCTGCAACTGGTATCAGAAGCTTCCGCTGGTCATACGTACAGCATAAAGATTGAAAAAGACTCCGTATTTATCAATGAAAACAACGGGATGAGTTTTATTGGAATTTTTAGCAAAAATGAGGCTTCGTTTACCTTAAAAAGATCATTCCGTTATATTAAAAAGATGCCGCGGGAAAATGTGAATGCTCTTATGATTTCTCAGAAAGCGGTTTTTGGAAACACTGGTGATCAGGATATTTTCGGGAACGGTATTTTCAACAGTCCTGCGGAAATGACTGAAACCGGAGATGATATCGTATGGACGAATGTAGATTATTACTATAAGAATTGATAAATTATTTTGACGATGTGTAATCAGATCAGTTTTGATTTGAAAGCAGCCTCCCCCAACAACTTATTGGGGGAGTTTTACATGATATTTATCACTATTAAGAGAAGTATTAAAAACAAAATCAAATACTTATGTTTAATTAATCTTCTGTTAATGGAGCTTAACGAATATTTAACCTGAAAATATTTCACCAAATGGTGTCAAAACTATACTTTTGGAGCTCAAATTAAATACATGAAAAGAATCATTTTACCCGTTGCATTAATCGTTGCAGCAACTATTACTACAATTTCCTGCAGTCAGGATATCAATGAAGAAACAACAACCGTTTCAGAGGGAGCAAAATCTTTTAAAGGGGTCAACCCTGTGGTGGCATTACCTTCAAAGTACTTAAACTATGATGAAGTATCTGTAGGAGGAAAGGACGTAACCGCAAGCCAAAAAACGACTACCGTTACCCTGAATAGCGATCAGATGGTGGTAACATCTCCCAACAAAACTTTTATCGGAGGTGTTTACAATTCCACTACGCTGGACAATCTTTCATATACGCCTATCACTTATCCGGTGAAGCCTATCACGGTTTCTTATTCATTCCCGTCTGATTTTATCGTGGACACTATTGAAAAGCCTACCCTTTCCAGCATGAGATCTTCGATATTCAAAGCGATGCAGAGTGCTAATTTCAGCGGTCAGCAGTCTTTGGCTTTCGATTATAATATCAAGCAGTTCTCGTATTACAGTGAACTTAAGATTGCATTCGGAGCGAATGTGAATATCGGAAGTATTTTCAGTATTGATATCAGCGGAAGCAACAATAAGGTGAAAAAGAATACAGGGATCTTTGCTAAGTTTACCCAGAAGAATTTTACCATCGACATGGATATTCCGGATAACGGAAATATTTTCAAAAATGAATCTGACCTGAATCTGGCTGCTTCTAAAAACCCGGTTTACATCAACTCTATTACCTACGGAAGACTGGGAATTATTTCTCTGGAATCTGATTATTCTTACAACGAAACGGCTTTCGCTTTAAAAGCGGCTTTGAATGCTAAAATGGTGAACGGATCCATCAGCATTGATGTTCAGAGTAAGAAAATCCTTGAAGAATCTGACCTGAAAGTATACATCCTGGGAGGGATTGGTTCTGATGCTGTACAGGTAGTACAGGGATATACCGGTTTCATCAACTTTATTGTTAACGGAGGTCAGTTTACTGCTAATTCTCCGGGAGTTCCGATCAACTTTACAGCCGCTCATGCAGGAGACAACTCTGTATACTATACAACGTTTACTGTAGAAAAATAATGAAGAAACTGATTTATATAATGGCAGCCATCTCTATGGCTGCTTTATCAAGTTGTGCAAACGACCTGGACAGACCTGAAACCCAGGAAATGACCCGTGCTTCTCAGGTGGTGAATATCACTTCATTCGGAACATATCCTTCGGTATTATCCGGCAAAAACAGAAGTATGCTGGCGAAAGGCGGCAATGCTGAAGAATTTACGGAGACGAAAGAATTTGAATCTTCGGAATCTATTGTTCTTCCTCACCTGCAGATGTATATTTTCCCGGGATCTCTTCTCAAGGGAAATTCTATACAGGATATGAATTTCAAGCCGATTACTGCTTCGGTAAAGCCTGTTACGGTTTCTATGTCTATTCCGGCCCTGAATAAAAAAACGGCTTTTACCATTGACCAGCCTTCTTTATCCAAAACCAGACAGCTGGTACAGGATTATATCCAGTCGGCGGATTTTACCCAAAACGGAACGCTGAGCTACAGTGTGGAGCAATTCACTTCTTATGATGAACTTAAAGTGGCCTTCGGGTCTAATGTGAATACCAGGTCCCTGTTTGGAAAAAATTCTTCTTCCACGAATATTGAGGAAGGAATGATTGCCAAAAGAACGGGATTTTATGTGAAATTTTACCAGACTTCTTTCACCCTGGATATGGATATTCCTGCAGGATCACTGGTTAATGACACGAATCTGGACACCGGAGGTGTAGAACCTGTGTATGTGAACTCTATATCGTACGGAAGAATGGGCGTACTGACGATTGAAACGAATGAACTGGCAGAGACAGCAAGAACAACGATTAATGAATCTTTCAGCAAACTGTTTGTAAAAGGGGAAAGCTACCTGACACAGGACGAAAAAAATTTCCTGAACGGAGCGGATTTCAACCTTTATCTGATCGGCGGAAGCGGTGTAACGGCAGCCCAGTCTTTCAAAGGATATGCAGCTTTTGTGAATCATATTTCGAAAGGAACCTTTTCCAAGAGCCAGCCGGGAGTTCCTATTTTCTGCTCTTATTCTTACCTGAAGGATAATTCACCGGTGAAAACCACCTTTAAGTTTGATATTAAAAATCCACCGGTCTATGTGAAGCTTGTGAAAGAAAATGTGACCAGCGGTCGTAACAGAAATGTGGATTTAAAGCTGCATTTCTATTCCAGCAAGAGCCAGACGAATACCATTGCCCACCCGAGCATCCGCTTTGTGATCAATAAAGTATCAAAAGTAGGAAGAAAAAACAGCGGCATGTATGGACCCTGGACCTTCACCACTACGAATGAACCTATTGTTCTTCAGAATGCCGGAATGAATATCAATATGAGCCTTCCCAATCAGGTCCTGTCCCGTGAGAACGGACCCTGTGTGCCAAGGGGAAGATTCGGGTGTGAAGTGGTTCCCATCTACCAGGAAGATGTGGAATACACCTTAGCCCCGAGTGACAAATACAATTATATTGTAATTAATTAATACTTTACAGATGTATCAGATTATAAAATATTTTTTGGGATTTTAATCTGAACAAAGCTCCCCGGAACTGATCCGGGGAGTTTATTATTTAATCCGGGTATGGGTTAAGAAGATTAATTATGCGGCTGGAAGCAGAAGAGGGAAGATAGAAGTTACTTCTAGTCAATAATTTTCACCTGTTTCATAAAACTTAACAACGTAAAAGCTTAATGAAATGTATTAACATTCTTTTTTGGGCCTCAATAACTTCCAGCTTCCCTCTTCCGGCTCCCAGCCATTATTTACAAGAATGTTTCATCCCAAACTCAGATTATTCATCTCTTTTTAAAAATACTTTCTGGATCACATCGAGTTCCTGTTTGTCCATTTTCGAGCTTTTTTCAAGTTTGGCTATAAATGCGGAAACTTCTTCAGGTGTTGCCGGAGATCCCAGATTTTCTCCTTTACTGTCAAAAGAGTCGGCCAGAACTTCTCCCTGGGGATTTAAGATCAGCCAGAAAGGAAGTCCTGCATCTTCTCCATTGTACTTGTTCATCAGCTCCTGTCCTCCGGGGTTTTCAAGCTTTTTCTTTTCTCCTACTTCCTGAACATCTATATAAGTAGTTACAAATTTCTGATCAAAAATAGGTTTCGTTTCAGGAAGGTTCATATTTTTCTCCATCAGTTTACACCATCCGCACCAGGAAGCATGGAATATCAGCAGGACATTTTTCTTTTGGGCTTTAGCTTCTGTAAGGGATTTTTTCAGTGCTGCGTCTGCCTTTTCCTGTGCAGCATTCAGCTGAAACAGAAATAAGGAAAGCACCAGGATAATTTTAAAAGATCTCATTAAATTTTTTGTTTTTGGTTTACTCTACGAATTTAGAAATTTAATTTGCACTTAGCACTCCTTATTATTCATAAACAATTCCAGGTTTTTATGATCAATACTTTGTATAAAAAAACGACCTCTATTATTGAAGCCGTTTTTCTGTGTTTTCAGGAAAAATTATTTTTTTAAGTCTGATTTTACATCTTTATACCCATCTGCAACTGCATCTGCCCCTTTTTCAGCGGTCTTTTTAACACTTTTCGCGCCTTTTGTTGCTGTTTTACCTACCCATTTTGTGCCTTTTTTAACGCCTTTTTTTGTAGCTTTTGCTCCTTTTTTAGCTTTGTCTCCCACCCATTCAGCACCGTTTTTAACTCCTTTTTCTGTTGCTTTTGCTCCTTTTTCAATGGCAGTACCAACATTTTTTGCTTCCTGCTTTACCGTTTCCTGAGCATTAACAGTTGTTGCAAATAAACCGAACGCTA containing:
- a CDS encoding DUF7674 family protein, coding for MKKVQMQTINQKIAVEYLKFFYPPLRNEITQLSVQENFAGVIQATINYLKNMLQESKIYIIAHHIKLMDWIYRNGDSYVRTVIENLFVRSFESFKKHAKIQHWRLLYQYMPESFQFVYHEQQKQDEIFFGK
- a CDS encoding thiol-activated cytolysin family protein; translated protein: MKRIILPVALIVAATITTISCSQDINEETTTVSEGAKSFKGVNPVVALPSKYLNYDEVSVGGKDVTASQKTTTVTLNSDQMVVTSPNKTFIGGVYNSTTLDNLSYTPITYPVKPITVSYSFPSDFIVDTIEKPTLSSMRSSIFKAMQSANFSGQQSLAFDYNIKQFSYYSELKIAFGANVNIGSIFSIDISGSNNKVKKNTGIFAKFTQKNFTIDMDIPDNGNIFKNESDLNLAASKNPVYINSITYGRLGIISLESDYSYNETAFALKAALNAKMVNGSISIDVQSKKILEESDLKVYILGGIGSDAVQVVQGYTGFINFIVNGGQFTANSPGVPINFTAAHAGDNSVYYTTFTVEK
- a CDS encoding thiol-activated cytolysin family protein, translated to MKKLIYIMAAISMAALSSCANDLDRPETQEMTRASQVVNITSFGTYPSVLSGKNRSMLAKGGNAEEFTETKEFESSESIVLPHLQMYIFPGSLLKGNSIQDMNFKPITASVKPVTVSMSIPALNKKTAFTIDQPSLSKTRQLVQDYIQSADFTQNGTLSYSVEQFTSYDELKVAFGSNVNTRSLFGKNSSSTNIEEGMIAKRTGFYVKFYQTSFTLDMDIPAGSLVNDTNLDTGGVEPVYVNSISYGRMGVLTIETNELAETARTTINESFSKLFVKGESYLTQDEKNFLNGADFNLYLIGGSGVTAAQSFKGYAAFVNHISKGTFSKSQPGVPIFCSYSYLKDNSPVKTTFKFDIKNPPVYVKLVKENVTSGRNRNVDLKLHFYSSKSQTNTIAHPSIRFVINKVSKVGRKNSGMYGPWTFTTTNEPIVLQNAGMNINMSLPNQVLSRENGPCVPRGRFGCEVVPIYQEDVEYTLAPSDKYNYIVIN
- a CDS encoding thioredoxin family protein encodes the protein MRSFKIILVLSLFLFQLNAAQEKADAALKKSLTEAKAQKKNVLLIFHASWCGWCKLMEKNMNLPETKPIFDQKFVTTYIDVQEVGEKKKLENPGGQELMNKYNGEDAGLPFWLILNPQGEVLADSFDSKGENLGSPATPEEVSAFIAKLEKSSKMDKQELDVIQKVFLKRDE